The nucleotide sequence ATTAAGGAATCGTTTATTACGGATTAAAAACCCCGTCCCTGTCCGTACCCTGTACCTCGGGTTTCCAGTCCAGGCTCTGCAGCGGCTCCGGGAGCTGTCACTGGGTGACACGGGCCGGTACCGGGTCACCGTTGCCCCCCACCGGTGTGTGAGAGCAGGGACTGTGTTACTGAGGGTGGGTGTGGGTTGTAACCGTAATCTCCCCCACCCACTGGGACCTGCTCCGCCCGTCGTTTCCCAGCCACGGGTTTCCGGGTAACAAAGCTCTGGAACACGGGGTCTCCGGGTCAGATGTCAGGTGACCGCAGGGCGTCACTCGTCGTAGAAGCGAGGCATCTCGTTGGGCAGTATGACCTGGTGTTCTGCGCCCTTCTCTgtaatggtggtgaggaagatcaCCCCTCCACTGGAGCGATCCCGGCTAATGGCCAAAGCAATGgctgatcagagagagagagacatggggggggggggaagggaaagggaccGATAGAGACAGAATATCATGAATCTCTGGGCAATACCCACCCCCCAGGACCCCGATCCAACACGTACCCCCTCACGAGCCAAttagagggagagcgagagaccACTGTTATGGAGGTTAGActatggtggaggaagagagtgggagaggggagcgtggagggaggggagagggacgggAGGGAATAGTGCGGGGAGATataggggagaaagggaagatgggGAGACTGCgggtggagaagggagaatgagaggagaggtAGAGAGGGAAGGGTGACATATGGGGAGGGATGGCACGGGAGAAATGAGTGTGGGGAGaaaggggggaggtgaggggtaggggaatgaggggaggaggggagtggggaggggagagagtgggtgagaggaggaggggagagggagagagtggggaggggtagagagggtgAAGGAGGTTAAGGGAGAGAGAAtgtggaagggagaggagaggtgagggggatggagatgagagatggagggtggagagagggaggggatggagtgagaAAGATGGGGAGAGTGGGCAGGGACAGTGGTGGGGGAGATACAGgaaaagggagggagaggagagtgagagagggaagggggagatggcaggatctagtgggggagaggagaggggggagcgggaggaggtggaggggagtgaggggtggggagggaggtgagTGGGAGGGTAGAGGGTGTGGcttggggagagatgagagggAAGAGTGAGAGGAGAAGGTGTGGCAGATGAGGACGGGGGGGGGTGTGTGATAGCAGtagagagaggggaggtgagagaaggggtgagagtgaggggaaggggagagagggtttggggagtgaatgagagggaggagagagaggagatggtgaaagaggaggaggggagagggaaggggaaggtatAGAGGACTGGAGttgggagagagaaggggtgagtgagagagggggagagtaagtggggagagatgggaagggtagagagagaggggagagggagagagaaggagttggtagggagagagtgagagaatatGATTGAGAAGGGGAGAGGACtgggagaagggaaggggagagagggtgaaAAGAGGGGTGCATGAGAGATGGGTACAGGGAGAGAGCATGGTAGCGGGAGAGAGGGGgttagggaaggggagagaggggtgagtaagggtgtgtgtgtggatgggatgagggggaaatggaaggggagagaggaaggaagagATGATGGGAGAGGTAGGGGAGAGGGATAGGGTgcatgggaggggagaggagtggggagagaaggggaggagagaggagtgtggggaggggataAGAAGAGAGGGGCGAGGGTgacaggggaggggagagggtggaatgGGAAGAtggggagtggagtggagtgtgggggtggggatagggagagagggggatagggaaggggagagaggggtgagtgagggtgtgtgtggataggatgagaggggaaatggaaagggtggggggagggaagggagagacGATGGGAGAGGTAGGGAAGAGGGATAGGGTgcatgggaggggagaggagtggggagagaaggggaggagagaggagtggggagagaaggggaggagagaggagtggggtGGGGATAGGGAGAGAGGGGCGAcggtgagatggggaggggaagaaggggagaggagagggtggaatgtagagatggggaggggagtggagtgggaagagagtgagggggtgaggaggggacgggagggacagagggggttagggaaggggagagaggggtgagtaagggtgtgtgtggatgggatgagggggaaatggaaggggagaggggaaggaagagaTGATGGGAGAGGTAGGGGAGAGGGATAGGGTgcatgggaggggagaggagtggggagagaaggggaggagagaggagtgtggggaggggataAGAAGAGAGGGGCGAGGGTgacaggggaggggagagggtggaatgtagagatggggaggggaagaaggggagaggagagggtggaatgtagagatggggaggggaagaaggggagaggagagggtggaatgtagagatggggaggggaagaaggggagaggagagggtggaatgggaagatggggaggggagtggagtgtgggggtggggatagTGAGAGAGGGGCGAcggtgagatggggaggggaagaaggggagaggagagggtggaatgtagagatggggaggggagtggagtgggaagagagtgagggggtgaggaggggacgggagggagagaggggtggtaAGGAGGGGGGAAAGATTGAGATTGTGAtatttccatttcccttcctcagcctGCTGCATCTACAAACCAGCCTTCCGTGATTCATGCTCAAACACTCCCAGGTCCTGTCCTTCCACTCCCAGGTCCTGTCCTTCCACTCCCGTTGACCGGTTGTCGTGGAGCTGAACGTCTCCTCCCTGGGCTGAGGTGTGTACAGCGGCCTGCTGGCTCCATCTGCTGCTTGATCAAGGCAATGGTCTGATTGCTGAGGCCGACGTCGGCCGCGCCCCTCTGAGGGATTTACCCCGCTTCTACCAGGAACTTGGTGACCGATTCCGGGAAGGGCGCTCCTACCCCGTTGGGGAACGGTACTCTGCCTGCAGGGGCGGGGGGGACTGGTCCCGTTCCTAGGGTGGTGGGTGCCGGGGGGACGCAGGGTGCTGGAGCGATTCCGGCTGCACCATCACCCGATGTGCGCGTCGGACCCAGGCCTCGGGAGACCACAGGGACAGGGTCCGGACAACGTGGGCCGTCTCGGGGTCGTTCCCACCGCGCCGCTCCGGGGCCCGCACGCCTGTCACTTCCTGGCGTTCCTCTGCCAGACACGGGTCTAGACAGCGGAAGGTGGAGGACGCCGCCCGGGCCGACTGCCTGCCCGTTTCCCGAGGAGAGCGTTGTCCTTGGAGTGGGAACTCGCGGTCGCGGCGGCACATTGGGGCATTTCCGTGAGTGGTGGCCTCCCCGCCCCGCGGTCTAGGTTGTTTTATCCACCGCAGTAACTGGAGTGTAGCTACTGTTTTGAGAATATTGATTGTCTTCTGTATGGGTGTTGTTAATAAACTTTTATAGTTTTGATACAAAAAAGGAGAACGTTTCCTGTGGCGGTCTGTTGCCGGGACCGATCTCACCAGGTGAACAGTGTGGGCTGGGTGACGGGGCGACGGCCCTTCGGGCCCTCTAACAGATACACCACCTACCACTGTATGTGGGATTTACTCCTGCAGACCCACCAGACCCGGCTGCTCTCTATACTTGGCGATACGGATCGAAACTCCTATCTTCTCGCTTCAGGAGCTGCTACTTCCCATCAAATTGGCAAAACTGTGATCACCACTACAGTTCAGTAAAACAAAGTCTGaggcagggtctcggcccgaaacgtcgactgtttattcagctCCTGATCTGCCGAGTTCTCTAGGATTTTGCGTGTATTtcttcaatatttccagcatctgcagatattctttgTGTTTATGTTAGGTCCATATCATTCTGTGTTCGGTCTATATCATTGTCAGTACTCTCTCTCATGTACCTGTGATTGTATTTACATGTGAACGCTGTTTATCTGAGACTCCGACCAGTGATGTTCCTGCGACCAAAATCTGTGGATCCATGTCGTCCTGTATGTgtcaataaactcgactttgactgGATATGTGGGCTAACAGCTCCccagttcaggaactgttatctcTGGTCACAGATTTCTGGGTTACGGGAACACAGATCAGCTGTAATCACTGTGAACGGCGGGAATAGTAATTCtttccttcccctttaacactaaTGTACGGGAAATGACATCTAAAAATCGTGAAACTTCACAAACTGAGGGTGGGGGGGTTTGTTCCAACGTTGACACGAGTGTTGTTCCCCAGGGCCAGTGAGGTTTGTCTCAGCTGTGTCCCTGAGTgtgggggtgtacagggtgaccccgggtgtgtcagtgggtgtagGGTGTACAGGGTGACCCCGGGTATGTCAGTGGGtttgggggtgtacagggtgaccccgggtgtgtcagtgggtgtagGGTGTACAGGGTGACCCCGGGTATGTCAGTGGGTTTGGGTTTGCGGGTGTACAGGGTGACcccgggtgtgtcagtgggtttgGTGGTGTACAGTGTGATcccgggtgtgtcagtgggtttgGGGGTGTACAGGTTGACCCCGGGTGTATCAGTTGGtttgggggtgtacagggtgaccCCAGGTGTGTCAGTTGGtttgggggtgtacagggtgaccCCAGGTGTGTCATTGGGTTTGGGGGTGTACATGGTGACCCCGGGTGTATCAGTGGGTGTGGGGTGTACAGGGTGACCCCGGGTGTATCAGTGGGTGTGGGGTGTACAGGGTGACCCCGGGTGTATCAGTGGGTTTGGGGGTGTACAGGCTGACCCCCGGGTGTATCAGTGGGTTTGGGGTGTACAGGGTGACCCTGGGTGTGATTCTTACACTCTGTTATAAAACGTGTAATTGTTTGGAGAGTCCACACTTGGAGTTGTGTGTGCACTGtgtgacaggaaggatgtgggggtGTTGGAGGGGGAACGAGGTTGGACAAATAGCGGCTGTGATCTCTGGAGTACCTGGGGCTGAAGGGAGACCTGATGGAGCTTTATCAGATTATCAGAGGCACAGAGAGCTGGAAAATCAGAGTCTGTTCCCAGACTGGAAACGTTAAATTCTAGTGGACATGGGTTTAATGTGTGTAGGAGAACGTTTAAAGGGGCAGGcgcacagagagcggtgggtgggTGAATGCTGTGGGTCTGTCAGGAGCCGGATGTGACAGAACTGGTCAAGAGGCTGTTGGATGGGAAATGTGGAAAATGGAGAAGACATGctctggagcagactcaatgggccgaatgtccGAACTCTCCTTCTATGTCTCATGCTACCACGTGTCGGCATTAGGAACTAACTGGTCAGGCACAAGTTGATGGGCGGAAcggcctgttcccatgctctgCTCTGTGTTTGGTGTTCCTTTCTCTGactcaatctgcacagattgaatAAAACTTAAACTGTTGTACAACCTCCCATTTCCGATTGTTTCTCCCAAGGTTCAGGCTGGTACAGGTTCAGTATTAAGGAGTCGTTTATTATTGATTAAACCCTGTCACTGTCCGTACCCTGTACCTCGGGTTTCCAGTCCAGGCTCTGCAGCGGCTCCGGGAGCTGTCACTGGGTGACACGGGCCGGTACTGGGTCACCGTTGCCCCCCACCGGTGTGTGAGAGCAGGGACTGTGTTACTGAGGGTGGGTGTGGGTTGTAACCGTGATCTCCCCCACCCACTGGGACCTGCTCCGCCCGTCGTTTCCGAGCCACGGGTTTCCGGGTAACAAAGCTCTGGAACACGGGGTCTCCGGGTCAGACGTCAGGTGACCGCAGGGCGTCACTCGTCGTAGAAGCGAGGCATCTCGTTGGGCAGTATGACCTGGTGTTCTGCGCCCTTCTCCGTAATGGTGTTGAGGAAGATCACCCCTCCACTGGAGCCATCCCGGCTAATGGCCAAAGCAATGGctgatcagagagagagggagagagagagggagactgctgtTAGGGAGATCTCTGTGCAATACACATGCCTACCAACACCCCACCCCAAcccagggggagggagaggaaaaaAGACTACCATTAGTGAGGTCAGcttgtggagagggagggggtagtGTGAGATAGAGAGAGCGAGGGAAAAAGTTCAATCACCAGTGAGATCAGACCTtgacaccacccccaccccccccccccccagcaacatACAGCCCACAAAATTCATACCCACTCCAATCCCGGCGCAGGCTCCAGCACAGAAAAAGGGAGAgtaagagggaaggagagagcgagtgagaggagatagggagagaaggagggggagaggcaaagagggaaggagagataaagggagggaaggagcgaaggagagagggagggagagaagggcAGAGAGtaggagagaatgggggagtggatgggagacaccCACCATCACTCACCATTAGTTACGAACTGTTTGCACTCATCCCTGCTCATGCCAGCTCTGTAATTGGCGTCCACGTATCCGTAGATGTAGCTGCTCCCAGAGCCCCCGATTGCGCAGGGCTGCCTGACGAGCATCCCGCCCAGTGTGACGTACACCTGGGGACCAGAGCGCAGGATCAACACACCAGACCAGCACagacccccctcccctcaccatggTGACACTGCACTGCTGTCTGCAACTCCAGCACACTGTCACCGTGTTCACGGGACCACCCTGGTACGAACCCATaggtttcgtttgctgtggactgtcactttaagggAGTGCCGAagtgaggcgggactatgacgtcagtgaCAGACTGAAATGGATTGCTTCAGGCGTTTATaccgagggagagagagcgactTTCAGtagtagcagagagagagagggagagagagagagagagcaaaactGAAAAGCCAGTAGCTTCAGCTTGTTGCAGCTAACGtctggaactctcctatgcccacaagggtgggttgattATCGATCCAGTGCACGTCGAATGTGTGGCTGTCACCTCGCATAATCCATGGGGGTGGATTTTCTGGGGTATCCtgtgtgtgttaacccttgcctaggTATGTTGTGTGAcaatcacttgaagacgatatcccTGTGACAGGccactttcggtgataattcgtaCGTGGATTTGGAACGACTCGACGGAGAATCTTGGACAACTGATATTCAGTCTCTGCATTGTGGACCCTGTAGAATTTGACGAAATTGCCTTCTCTACATTTACCCTGgatcacaaatatctctctcccatcatttattttacagattactgaactttcctactttaccatctcaaggcTCTAAACCTTGTTAGCCCCCCTCAAGCTCAATATAGTTTGGGAGTCATATTTACATGTATATAtataaacatacacacacacacacacacacacacacacacaacattgttaacttttgtttaccTTGGTTTAAGTGACTATgagtagttactaataaagagAGTGGTCTTAACATCAAAGCCAGACTCTATgtgtagtctattgctgctggtttttTTCCTAAGACGTTACAGTTCATAACAGTCCCTTCCCCAACACGATCAGTTTCGTCCCGGGGGAAGGACACCGAAAACTCCAACCCTACAACAGAATGGGGTGCGGACGGGCGTCAGGAGGAGGGATTGGGTATACACAGAACAGGGGCTACAGCCAGAGAAAGACCGTGTCAGGGTACTGTGTGGAATTCTGCATTTTCATGAGGTACCAAGGGATAGACTGCATTTACGCAGGCGGGGTACCCTGTGACAGACCATTACGTGGGTGGCAACTGCATCATCAAGGACTGCGTTTAAATGGGTGGACAGATGTGTTTACACAGGCAGGCTTATGTTTATGCAGGCGGTGTACCCTGTACAGACCACTGACACGGATGGGGACTGCATCATCATGGACTGCGTTTAAACAGGTGGAGATATGCACAGACATTTACACAGGCAGGCTTAGCCGGGGATGGATGGTGTTAACAGGGCTTGGGTTACCCCGTGACAGACCGGTTTACACAGGTGGGTGTAGCTGGGAACAGTACACATTTACATGGGAGGGTACTGGTGTCAGAGTGCATTTACGTGGGTGGGGGTACGTGGGGATAAACCATGTTTGCCCAGGCAGGATGGACCCCAGGCGGGGTACGTGGGGACGGACTGCACCCAGCGGCTGGGATTACCTGACCCTGGTGGCTGCGGTCCCACCCTGCCACAATGAGATGTGCCAGCAGTTCTTCCTTGTACTTGTAGCAGATGTTCCTGACCAGGGCGGCAGCGGCTCGGACCCGGGGCTCTTCCTGCAGCTCCAGACTGGGGTAGGGAGGGCAATCTCGTCAGTCCGatgggaaacaggcccttcggcccacctgcTCCATACCAGCCACCAACCAGACCTTCCCGCAACCCTCCCCACATCCCCAATATCACCCACCTCCCATTAGACAatatgacataggaacagaattaggccatttggcccatctagtctgctccactgtttcgttatccctctcaaccccaatgcCCTGCATTCCCACCATAACCATTTAGACCCATACtagtcaagaacctttcaacctccactttaaatatacccaatgactggacCTCCACAGCCGTCTCATTTCCAGTACACTGGGACCAATGCACAGTGGCCAATTGCCCCTCCTACCCGCACCCCTTTGAGGCTTTGGAACACCTGGGGATTAGCCACACGGAGAATGAGCCGGAGGTCGCGTTTGTGGAGCCCTCAGGGAGTGTCTCTACCTGTTGCCCCAGGTTGAGACTGGGCTTTCTGCTGATTGATTTACACTCATGGAGGCAGCCAGGGGATTGACAGTGACCTCCAAAGCCCAGCCAGTCTCTGCAGACCCTCGGTAACACTGTACGCACACAGCGCCAGTGCTCACCGGCTCACAGGCCGTGCTCCAGGGCCCGTGGAACAGCGCAGAGTTTCGAGCCACCCCACTACCCCAATTAATcccagcctaaccacaggacaatttacaatgaccaaataactcaACTGGTACgtctggaaacccacgtggtctcaCGGAAAAGTCCTAACAGGCaggggcaggaactgaacccgagTTGCTGGGCTGTAAACTATTGttctaacctctacactaccgagTCGGAGGTGAGGAGGGGAAGGATCAGAGACGgaaggtgtgagtgtgtgaccaGGATAGACACTGGTAGCGCAGATGGTGACTGTACTGTCCCAAGAGCAGGAGGCAGCATCGGTGCGATCATCGATGGAGGGGTGCGCAGGGTGTGGTTAGGGCAGGAGATGGAAAACCCCACAGAGATATCGATGGAGCTGGGATCCTGTGGTACACTCAGACCCAGAGTTTGGGAAAGAGGTCCTTCAGTATGAGAATGACCTCAGACGCACGAGAGTGTTGACTGAGGGACCGTGAATCGAGACCAGCCGGTGTGGGACAGGGCGTTAGTGGTTGGTGGGCCAACAGGACCAGAACACAGAAGATAAAGAAGGGTTTGTGAGGCTCTGGGCAATGCAGGGGACAGGGCACTGGGCAGTGGACTGGGGAGAGATCAAAGGTAAGCTCTGGGAGCATGAACGGGCTGGTGGAGCGGTTCCCACTGTACATGGTGAGTAGAGTGTGGGCTGTGAACAGGAGATGGACAGCTCATGTCAACAGGCAGGACAGTGACCCCCACCATAGTCAAAGCAACCACCCTCCATTGCATATCAGACATACCCCATCCCAGGCTGGGCTGTCCCTGTCCCTCTAACCCCAAAGAGAAAACCTCCCTCCCAAAGTGGACGCCCCCTCCCACCCTGTTGTCCCTGCTTGGACAGCACTATCTCCACATggactcccaccccctccccacaccccaggCGGTCGGACCAGGTACCTGTGCAGCTCCAGCTGGTAGGAAGTGATGTCAGCGATGGCCTGGGCGTCGGCCGCAGAGCCGGACAGAGCACAGCAGATACGCTCGTGCAAGGGCGTCAGCTTGTTCATCACACGATTAACCACCTCTTCTCTGGTGGCAAGGGAACACCATCAGTGACACACTCCCATTCCCAAAGCTCACCCTGCTAAACCATCCCCTCCCCAACACACTCCCATTCCCAAACCCCACCCTGCTGACCCCATCGCTACTACACGAATGCAACCCCACAATTCATCCTACtgacccctcccactcccacaCCCCATCCTACTGACCCCCTCCCACTCTGACACCCCACACAGAGGGCTACTGACTCTGGACTCAGGCTCGGACAATCCCCCACCCCTGTGGGGACTCCCCGCACCTACCACGGGTGACTGCCCGTTCATCTCGCTGGTGTCCCTGGGGTCTTGCTGTTCCCCACATCACACCAGTCGAGTTACTGGTTCATCAGTCAGGTCCTGAACATCACTCGAGGACAGGGGTTCTAAtcccacccagctggcccagaaTTGTAAAATCTGGGGAGTGGCAGGATTTGCCATATCCGGACAAGCACTGAGACCACCAAGGCAGAGAG is from Hypanus sabinus isolate sHypSab1 chromosome 5, sHypSab1.hap1, whole genome shotgun sequence and encodes:
- the LOC132394438 gene encoding proteasome subunit beta type-9-like, with the translated sequence MQTTSGLIGGSTVPVTTGTTIMAVEFDGGIVIASDSRVSGGEEVVNRVMNKLTPLHERICCALSGSAADAQAIADITSYQLELHSLELQEEPRVRAAAALVRNICYKYKEELLAHLIVAGWDRSHQGQVYVTLGGMLVRQPCAIGGSGSSYIYGYVDANYRAGMSRDECKQFVTNAIALAISRDGSSGGVIFLNTITEKGAEHQVILPNEMPRFYDE